One Syntrophorhabdaceae bacterium genomic window, AAGATACAGAAGATGACCTGGACTCCTGACTGTTTCGCCTTTATCAGGGTGCTGGAAAAGTCCGAGGCGCCGGTGGGATACTTGTCGAATCCTACCACTTCCCAGCCGTTGTTCTTATACCACGCATTCATGCCGTTGGCGATCCCAACTGCCCATATGGCATCCTGCACCACGATGTATGCCTTCTTGAACCCGTACTCCTTGTTCATCTTAGCCATCACGTTCCCGAGTCCGGCAACGACATACTTTCCGTCAAACATCCTGAAGCAGTGTCTGTACTTTTCAGGATTCGATTTATACTGGTCCACGAACTTGGATGCCACGGCATTGTTGATGCTCGGGATCTTGTACTGTGCATACATATCCATGGCAGCAAGGAGCACCTCGGACCTCGTCGGCCCCTGGATAATTACGTTGGGTTTCTTTTCAAGAATAAGTTTCTCATTAGCCAGCAATGCATCAGCAAGCGGCACGCCCGGTTCCATGTCTCTTGTTTCGATAGATTCGATCTTCAGCATTTTCTTTTCGTTACCTACTTTGACCCCGCCTTTTGCGTTGATCTCCTCGACCGCCAGCGTGATAGCCTTCAGTCCATCTGCTGCTTCAATCGATTTAAATGAGCTCGGGACACCGATGATAATTGGTTTCCCCTTCGCTGCCG contains:
- a CDS encoding ABC transporter substrate-binding protein, yielding MATWKVLSKIVILLVTFLFLASQVVFAAPAAKGKPIIIGVPSSFKSIEAADGLKAITLAVEEINAKGGVKVGNEKKMLKIESIETRDMEPGVPLADALLANEKLILEKKPNVIIQGPTRSEVLLAAMDMYAQYKIPSINNAVASKFVDQYKSNPEKYRHCFRMFDGKYVVAGLGNVMAKMNKEYGFKKAYIVVQDAIWAVGIANGMNAWYKNNGWEVVGFDKYPTGASDFSSTLIKAKQSGVQVIFCIFDMPQSGILVQQWKDMKVPAVFAGFISPLMGSNAWKTFGEKIEGVINIAFDGGNLPLAKYPPAKKFYEAYAKRWGEMQVGHKPAVDYDGVYAMVGAIERAGSLDPDKIAKELEKTNMVGATGRIHFQDHQYVFGDDPKVDAISAVYQWKKGGKRVPIYPDSIAEGVIEKPASMK